GGGTCTTTTTACATTCGCTTTTAAATCTCCAGCATATCCCTGCCGTTCTACACTTGCAATCTCCCTCTAATGAACACAATAGTCCCACTTAGCACTCGAGGACCCTCATCTCCTGAAGGCTCCATCACTGCATCAACGACATCTACAACGCCTTCTAGCTCTCCACCATCGTCATCTAAATCTGCTCCATCGTCTGCTGGGTTTCTTAGTCCTCCTGCCTCTCCTCAACCTGAGAAACATGCTGCATCTGGTATAATGGGCTCGTCTACAGTTTCCACAAGCACCACAACTGCTAGGACCTCTTCAAGAACAGCCACGAAATCAAACCTGATTTCAGGAACTGTCCTTGACGGTCTTAATGACAACCTTCATCGCCTGGTTACTCCGGCCCTTTCACCTACCTCTTCTGATAGGAATAATGACGAAAATGTGCATGAAATTGATCACGAAATCGATATTAGTCTACCTACCCCCGTCTCCAGTACCGGAGACCACTTCAAACTTTTTGCATCGTCTTATGACTTGTTATCTTTGGATGCTGTTGCAAAACGTACTACTTCTCACTTGACCCGAGTGCTGGGTACCAACCATCATACCCCTACTATGATTCCTACCTGTATGACTTGTCTGCCAAGTGGGAAAGAAATTGGTACCTTTCTCTCGGTCGACTTGGGAGGTTCTACTTTTCGAGTGGCCTTTGTATGCTTGAAGGGCCCTGGTAAGCAGAGTGAGATTGTTTACATGTCGGTTGTGCCTGTTCCTGATTCGGTGAAGCAAGGTTCAGGTAACGATTTCTTCCTTTGGATGGCACACGAAGTCAAGAAAGGTGTCGACAAGGTTCTACCTAACCAACCCAAGTCGGTTCCTATCAACATGGGCATTTCATGGAGTTTCCCTTTCGTACAAACTGCTATGCATACTGCAATTATTGAGAAGATGGGCAAAGGTTATAACGTTGCGGATGAGATCTCGGGCTGGAATCTTGGCAAGTCTTTTGAAAAtgcatttgaaaagttAGATCTAAACATAAAAGTTACTGCAATTGTCAATGATGGTGGTGCCTGTATGATTTCTAGAGCTTACGCTGACAATGCGACCAAGATCTCGCTTATTCTCGGTACAGGCATCAACGCAGGAATTATGGTTCCCAGTCATCTTATTGGTGAAGCCAAGCTTGAGTCAATTGCCAGTGGTAAGCCTGCACCTACTTACATGATCAATACTGAAATTTCCATGCTTGACGATACGATTGTTCCTGCCAGTATCTGGGATGTCGAGCTTGATGCTGCCATTGAAAGACCCGGTTTTCAACCTCTCGAAACCAAGGTCTCTGGTAGATACTTGGGCGAAATTTCTCGTTTGATTATCCGCGACCTGGTTCTAAATAACACACTTTGCGGTGGTATTCTTCCTGAAAAATTAGACGTTCCTTACAGTTTGGAGTCTTCACTTATGTCCGACATTGAGGAGCATTTCCGCAACTCTCGGCTTGACCTGGCACGTGATGCTTTTCTCAGAGCTCACCCTCATCCCTACCTCAGCGACTCGGACCTTGACCAAATTTGTGATGTCTTTGTCAATGTTTCCAACCGATCGGCTGCtttcactgctgctgttcttGTTGGTTTGGCTGATATCATCTATCAGAACACTGCGCACTCATCTGCCGAGTCCCAATCTTGCATTATATCCTATACAGGGACCGTTATAGAGAAGTATCCTTTGTTCCGCAAACGATGCCAACAATTCCTCGATTCATTATGTGCATCGCGAGGCATCCAACTTCGC
This is a stretch of genomic DNA from Sugiyamaella lignohabitans strain CBS 10342 chromosome C, complete sequence. It encodes these proteins:
- the HXK2 gene encoding hexokinase 2 (Hexokinase isoenzyme 2; catalyzes phosphorylation of glucose in the cytosol; predominant hexokinase during growth on glucose; functions in the nucleus to repress expression of HXK1 and GLK1 and to induce expression of its own gene; antiapoptotic; phosphorylation/dephosphorylation at serine-14 by protein kinase Snf1p and protein phosphatase Glc7p-Reg1p regulates nucleocytoplasmic shuttling of Hxk2p; HXK2 has a paralog, HXK1, that arose from the whole genome duplication; GO_component: GO:0005829 - cytosol [Evidence IDA] [PMID 11311123]; GO_component: GO:0005829 - cytosol [Evidence IDA] [PMID 9563516]; GO_component: GO:0005739 - mitochondrion [Evidence IDA] [PMID 16962558]; GO_component: GO:0005634 - nucleus [Evidence IDA] [PMID 11311123]; GO_component: GO:0005634 - nucleus [Evidence IDA] [PMID 9563516]; GO_function: GO:0005524 - ATP binding [Evidence IEA,IEA]; GO_function: GO:0003824 - catalytic activity [Evidence IEA]; GO_function: GO:0004396 - hexokinase activity [Evidence IEA,IEA]; GO_function: GO:0004396 - hexokinase activity [Evidence IDA] [PMID 12611889]; GO_function: GO:0004396 - hexokinase activity [Evidence IDA] [PMID 332086]; GO_function: GO:0004396 - hexokinase activity [Evidence IMP] [PMID 6341351]; GO_function: GO:0016301 - kinase activity [Evidence IEA]; GO_function: GO:0000166 - nucleotide binding [Evidence IEA]; GO_function: GO:0016773 - phosphotransferase activity, alcohol group as acceptor [Evidence IEA]; GO_function: GO:0016740 - transferase activity [Evidence IEA]; GO_process: GO:0005975 - carbohydrate metabolic process [Evidence IEA]; GO_process: GO:0046835 - carbohydrate phosphorylation [Evidence IEA,IEA]; GO_process: GO:0032445 - fructose import [Evidence IGI] [PMID 6300872]; GO_process: GO:0006000 - fructose metabolic process [Evidence IMP] [PMID 6300872]; GO_process: GO:0046323 - glucose import [Evidence IGI] [PMID 6300872]; GO_process: GO:0006006 - glucose metabolic process [Evidence IMP] [PMID 6300872]; GO_process: GO:0006096 - glycolytic process [Evidence IEA,IEA]; GO_process: GO:0006096 - glycolytic process [Evidence IDA] [PMID 332086]; GO_process: GO:0006096 - glycolytic process [Evidence IDA,IMP] [PMID 8917466]; GO_process: GO:0019318 - hexose metabolic process [Evidence IEA]; GO_process: GO:0006013 - mannose metabolic process [Evidence IDA] [PMID 332086]; GO_process: GO:0008152 - metabolic process [Evidence IEA]; GO_process: GO:0016310 - phosphorylation [Evidence IEA]; GO_process: GO:0008361 - regulation of cell size [Evidence IMP] [PMID 12089449]; GO_process: GO:0046015 - regulation of transcription by glucose [Evidence IDA] [PMID 11311123]; GO_process: GO:0001302 - replicative cell aging [Evidence IMP] [PMID 15722108]), whose product is MNTIVPLSTRGPSSPEGSITASTTSTTPSSSPPSSSKSAPSSAGFLSPPASPQPEKHAASGIMGSSTVSTSTTTARTSSRTATKSNLISGTVLDGLNDNLHRLVTPALSPTSSDRNNDENVHEIDHEIDISLPTPVSSTGDHFKLFASSYDLLSLDAVAKRTTSHLTRVLGTNHHTPTMIPTCMTCLPSGKEIGTFLSVDLGGSTFRVAFVCLKGPGKQSEIVYMSVVPVPDSVKQGSGNDFFLWMAHEVKKGVDKVLPNQPKSVPINMGISWSFPFVQTAMHTAIIEKMGKGYNVADEISGWNLGKSFENAFEKLDLNIKVTAIVNDGGACMISRAYADNATKISLILGTGINAGIMVPSHLIGEAKLESIASGKPAPTYMINTEISMLDDTIVPASIWDVELDAAIERPGFQPLETKVSGRYLGEISRLIIRDLVLNNTLCGGILPEKLDVPYSLESSLMSDIEEHFRNSRLDLARDAFLRAHPHPYLSDSDLDQICDVFVNVSNRSAAFTAAVLVGLADIIYQNTAHSSAESQSCIISYTGTVIEKYPLFRKRCQQFLDSLCASRGIQLRLESSENGSIFGPVIAAAMNHCN